Proteins encoded within one genomic window of Bacillus thuringiensis:
- a CDS encoding sensor histidine kinase yields the protein MEKVKKQVNLSKILIQYIFAFSIGTIALVTFFMILFQVGVNAEVILPANYYEQQIESQRDTIVKAEQDDDQILKQYKYVVYDFSGNVIQGSINKDYAGQIWNNIHKDEKGDSKYYYAVIERDQDICVILYTLHATFKNPFLQKYLPSPEVCEIVLFILLFVAEVIFLSRSFGKSLSKEMLILRNVTDKIQKEDLDFQVEQSKIKEVNEVLISLVKMKDELNHSLRTQWNMETNRREQIAALAHDIKTPLTILRGNAELLNESMLNSNQKKCNEHILKSIDEMEIYMKSLLDITKCEEGASLQFKRTDLRDFIRNIIEESAICVLGKQLNLIENVQDIPNFIPIDETALKRAIMNIMMNAIEYSPTKGDLMFSVEMISEKLQFIVEDSGRGFTEEEMHSATEQFYRGDKSRNSKNHHGMGLYIAKSFAKQHGGNLYLSNSDKLHGAKVVLEISA from the coding sequence ATGGAGAAAGTGAAAAAGCAAGTCAATCTTAGTAAGATTTTAATACAGTATATTTTTGCATTTTCAATAGGGACGATTGCATTAGTTACTTTTTTTATGATTCTATTCCAAGTTGGAGTTAACGCAGAGGTAATCCTGCCAGCAAATTATTATGAACAGCAGATTGAGTCGCAAAGAGATACTATAGTTAAAGCGGAACAGGACGATGATCAAATTTTAAAGCAATATAAATATGTTGTGTATGATTTTTCTGGAAACGTTATTCAAGGGAGTATTAATAAAGATTATGCGGGACAAATATGGAATAACATACATAAGGATGAAAAAGGTGACAGTAAGTACTACTATGCAGTTATAGAACGTGATCAAGATATTTGTGTCATTCTATATACGTTACATGCTACTTTTAAAAATCCTTTTTTGCAGAAGTATTTACCGAGTCCGGAAGTTTGTGAAATTGTTCTTTTTATTCTACTATTTGTTGCCGAAGTGATATTTCTATCTCGCTCTTTTGGTAAATCATTGTCAAAGGAAATGCTGATTTTGAGAAATGTAACAGATAAAATTCAAAAGGAAGATTTAGATTTTCAAGTGGAACAATCTAAAATAAAAGAAGTGAATGAAGTATTAATTTCTTTAGTAAAAATGAAAGATGAATTAAATCATTCGTTACGTACACAGTGGAATATGGAAACAAATAGAAGAGAGCAGATTGCTGCTTTGGCACATGATATTAAAACGCCATTAACGATATTGAGAGGGAATGCAGAGCTATTAAATGAATCAATGCTAAATTCAAATCAGAAGAAATGTAATGAGCATATTTTGAAAAGTATTGATGAGATGGAAATATATATGAAATCTTTGCTCGATATTACGAAATGTGAGGAAGGCGCTTCACTTCAATTCAAGCGAACAGATCTCCGCGACTTTATTCGTAATATTATAGAAGAAAGTGCAATTTGTGTTTTAGGCAAACAGTTAAATCTAATTGAAAATGTTCAGGACATACCAAATTTTATTCCTATTGACGAGACCGCTTTGAAAAGAGCAATTATGAATATAATGATGAATGCAATTGAATATTCTCCGACAAAGGGTGACTTGATGTTCTCAGTGGAAATGATTAGTGAAAAACTGCAATTTATTGTAGAGGACTCGGGAAGAGGGTTTACAGAAGAGGAAATGCATTCAGCTACAGAGCAGTTTTATAGGGGAGATAAAAGTAGAAACTCCAAAAATCATCATGGAATGGGGTTATACATTGCTAAAAGCTTTGCAAAGCAACACGGTGGAAACCTTTACTTAAGTAACTCGGACAAGCTACACGGTGCAAAAGTTGTTTTGGAAATATCGGCGTAG
- a CDS encoding lantibiotic protection ABC transporter ATP-binding protein, giving the protein MNEIMLETKNLCKTFRKQSVVQNISLSVPKYSIYGLLGPNGAGKSTTLKMITGMLTPTSGEIYFDSHKWTRHDLHSIGALIESPPLYENLTARENLQVRTTVLGLPKSRIDEVLHVVELENTDKKKAKDFSMGMKQRLGIAIALLNHPKFLILDEPMNGLDPFGIQELRKLILSFPGKGITVILSSHILSEVSQIADHVGIISGGVLGYQGKLNQNDDLEDLFVQVAGKYRREA; this is encoded by the coding sequence ATGAATGAGATTATGTTAGAAACAAAAAATCTTTGTAAAACATTTAGAAAGCAAAGTGTGGTACAAAATATTTCGCTTTCTGTACCGAAATATTCAATCTATGGATTGTTAGGTCCTAATGGAGCAGGGAAATCGACCACTTTGAAAATGATAACAGGCATGCTTACACCTACTTCTGGTGAGATTTACTTTGATAGTCATAAATGGACACGGCACGATCTACATTCTATTGGTGCTTTAATTGAGTCTCCTCCGCTTTATGAAAATTTAACAGCAAGAGAAAATCTGCAGGTTCGTACGACTGTTTTAGGTTTGCCTAAATCAAGGATTGATGAAGTATTGCATGTTGTGGAGCTAGAGAATACAGACAAGAAAAAAGCAAAGGATTTTTCTATGGGGATGAAACAACGATTGGGAATTGCGATTGCATTGCTGAACCATCCGAAGTTTTTAATATTAGACGAGCCGATGAATGGACTGGATCCTTTTGGAATTCAGGAATTAAGAAAACTCATTCTATCCTTTCCTGGAAAAGGAATTACGGTCATTTTATCGAGTCATATTTTAAGCGAAGTAAGTCAAATTGCAGATCATGTTGGGATTATATCAGGTGGTGTATTGGGGTATCAGGGGAAATTGAATCAGAATGATGACTTGGAAGATTTATTTGTACAAGTGGCTGGAAAGTATAGAAGGGAGGCATAA
- a CDS encoding lantibiotic immunity ABC transporter MutG family permease subunit, whose amino-acid sequence MAVLSRVLRADFIKMKHTIFFWIHVAMPIIGIALFLSYYSFSKFDSINKVSGYIQVLSISFPLLISIVCSSVVEQEALAGNFKELLSTEYGRRKALISKVCLLLICGFGSTMLAVVGFATGFHFLLGQNEIPFALYVEISFILFSCQIFMYIWHLFLNFRFSKGASIGIGIIESLLAALMLTGMGDIIWKYIPCAWGARLCNYFLGYKFSPSSIRVLPVETEMGVVICVFFTIIAFVISLVWFSFYEGRKEM is encoded by the coding sequence ATGGCGGTTTTGTCGAGGGTATTAAGAGCTGATTTTATAAAAATGAAACACACGATTTTTTTCTGGATACATGTAGCGATGCCAATCATCGGTATTGCTCTTTTTTTAAGTTATTATTCTTTTTCAAAATTTGATTCTATAAATAAAGTTTCAGGTTATATACAAGTATTATCGATATCTTTTCCGTTGCTAATTAGCATAGTGTGTTCTTCTGTCGTGGAACAGGAAGCTTTGGCAGGAAATTTTAAAGAACTTTTATCAACGGAATACGGAAGACGTAAAGCGTTAATTAGTAAAGTATGTTTACTTTTAATATGTGGGTTTGGTTCCACTATGTTGGCAGTCGTTGGGTTTGCGACAGGTTTTCATTTTCTGTTAGGACAAAATGAAATTCCATTTGCTTTGTATGTTGAAATTTCCTTCATTCTTTTTAGTTGTCAAATCTTTATGTATATATGGCATCTGTTCTTAAATTTTCGCTTTAGTAAAGGTGCTTCCATTGGGATTGGAATTATAGAAAGCTTGCTGGCAGCTTTAATGCTTACAGGGATGGGGGATATAATTTGGAAATACATTCCATGTGCATGGGGCGCGAGATTATGCAATTATTTTTTGGGATACAAATTCAGTCCTAGTTCTATTCGTGTCTTACCAGTAGAGACGGAAATGGGCGTAGTGATTTGCGTTTTTTTCACGATTATCGCATTTGTTATTTCCCTTGTTTGGTTTTCCTTTTATGAAGGCCGTAAAGAAATGTAA
- a CDS encoding choloylglycine hydrolase family protein — protein sequence MCTSLTLQTKHGQHLFARTMDFTLDMNQEVIIIPRHYQWNNITGEIINTKHATVGMGINHQGRIIMADGVNEAGMTCATLYFPGFATYSQSIDDNKTNLAPFDFVTWSLTQFNSVKELKESIDSLTFLDIPLPDLGLTPPLHWILADKWGDCIVLEPTNEGLKMYDNPLGVMTNSPEFNWHLQNLRQYIGLKSQPFAPTEWSNLPLSAFGQGSGSMGLPGDFTPPSRFVRAAYGKQNIRGIDSEEEGVSALFHILSNCEVPKGGVITEEGALDNTIYTSVMCMESGTYYYHTYDCRQIIAVHLFHENLDTDEIKAYPFQRKQKIFYEN from the coding sequence ATGTGTACTAGTTTGACATTACAGACAAAACACGGTCAGCATCTTTTTGCAAGAACGATGGACTTCACATTAGATATGAATCAAGAAGTTATAATCATTCCTCGGCATTACCAGTGGAATAATATAACTGGTGAAATCATTAATACGAAACATGCTACGGTCGGAATGGGAATTAATCATCAAGGAAGGATCATTATGGCGGACGGAGTAAATGAAGCAGGTATGACATGTGCAACACTTTATTTTCCAGGATTCGCTACTTATAGTCAAAGCATAGATGACAACAAAACGAATTTGGCTCCATTTGATTTTGTGACTTGGAGTCTCACACAATTCAATTCTGTCAAAGAGTTAAAGGAATCTATAGATAGCCTTACCTTTTTGGATATACCATTACCGGATTTAGGACTTACGCCACCACTACATTGGATTTTAGCGGATAAATGGGGAGATTGTATTGTACTGGAGCCGACAAATGAAGGATTAAAAATGTATGACAACCCACTAGGAGTGATGACGAATAGTCCGGAGTTTAATTGGCATTTGCAAAATTTAAGACAATATATAGGCCTTAAATCGCAGCCATTCGCGCCAACAGAGTGGAGTAACTTACCATTAAGTGCTTTTGGTCAGGGTTCGGGCTCAATGGGACTTCCAGGAGATTTCACCCCGCCATCGAGGTTTGTGCGAGCAGCATATGGCAAACAAAACATTCGAGGTATAGATAGCGAAGAAGAGGGAGTATCGGCCCTTTTTCATATCTTATCAAATTGCGAGGTACCTAAAGGCGGAGTAATAACAGAAGAAGGTGCATTAGATAATACCATATATACAAGCGTAATGTGTATGGAGTCCGGAACATATTATTATCATACTTACGATTGTAGACAAATTATAGCTGTTCATTTATTTCATGAAAATTTAGATACAGATGAGATTAAAGCCTATCCGTTCCAACGGAAACAAAAAATATTTTATGAAAACTAA
- a CDS encoding response regulator transcription factor, translated as MARILAIDDEEGILYIIKSALEKEGHEVTAVSNPLTIPKDKFCHYDLILLDVMMPEIDGFTLCKEIRDLVDSPIVFLTAKTMEKDLITGLSLGGDDYITKPFGIGELRARVSAHVRREHREKQNAFFLSGLTFHLSCKEIWYDDTSIAFTKSEYGICEYLALNHGQVFSREKIYENVFGYEGESDNQVIVEHIKNIRHKLSKYGMNPIETVWGIGYKWRK; from the coding sequence ATGGCAAGAATATTAGCAATTGATGATGAAGAGGGAATCCTTTATATAATAAAAAGTGCTCTAGAGAAAGAAGGCCACGAGGTAACTGCCGTTAGTAATCCTCTTACTATACCAAAGGATAAATTTTGTCATTATGATTTAATTCTATTGGATGTCATGATGCCAGAAATAGATGGATTTACACTTTGTAAAGAAATACGGGATTTGGTCGATAGTCCAATTGTGTTTCTAACAGCTAAAACAATGGAGAAGGATCTAATCACAGGGCTTAGTCTCGGTGGAGATGACTATATTACAAAACCTTTTGGAATTGGAGAACTGCGTGCGAGGGTATCCGCACATGTAAGGCGTGAGCATAGAGAAAAGCAAAATGCATTTTTCCTGTCAGGTCTTACATTTCATCTGTCATGTAAAGAAATATGGTATGACGATACATCTATCGCATTTACGAAAAGTGAGTATGGAATTTGCGAATATTTAGCTTTGAATCATGGACAAGTATTTTCAAGAGAAAAGATTTACGAAAATGTTTTTGGTTATGAGGGAGAAAGTGATAACCAAGTAATTGTGGAACATATTAAAAATATCCGTCATAAATTATCTAAGTATGGCATGAATCCAATAGAAACAGTATGGGGAATTGGTTATAAATGGAGAAAGTGA
- the mutL gene encoding DNA mismatch repair endonuclease MutL, which yields MGKIRKLDDQLSNLIAAGEVVERPASVVKELVENSIDANSTSIEIHLEEAGLSKIRIIDNGDGIAEEDCIVAFERHATSKIKDENDLFRIRTLGFRGEALPSIASVSELELITSTGDAPGTHLIIKGGDIIKQEKTASRKGTDITVQNLFFNTPARLKYMKTIHTELGNITDIVYRIAMSHPEVSLKLFHNEKKLLHTSGNGDVRQVLASIYSIQVAKKLIPIEAESLDFTIKGYVTLPEVTRASRNYMSTIVNGRYVRNFVLMKAIQQGYHTLLPVGRYPIGFLSIEMDPMLVDVNVHPAKLEVRFSKEQELLKLIEETLQAAFKKIQLIPDAGVTTKKKEKDESVQGQFQFEHAKPKEPSMPDIILPTGMDEKREEPLAVKQPAQLWQPPKQEWQPPQSLVREEQSWQPSTKPIMEEPIREEKSWNSNDEDFELEELEEEVQEIKEIEMNGNDLPPLYPIGQMHGTYIFAQNDKGLYMIDQHAAQERINYEYFRDKVGRVAQEVQELLVPYRIDLSLTEFLRVEEQLEELKKVGLFLEQFGHQSFIVRSHPTWFPKGQETEIIDEMMEQVVKLKKVDIKKLREEAAIMMSCKASIKANQYLTNDQIFALLEELRTTTNPYTCPHGRPILVHHSTYELEKMFKRVM from the coding sequence ATGGGGAAAATTCGCAAACTCGATGACCAACTCTCTAACTTAATTGCGGCAGGGGAAGTAGTAGAGCGCCCTGCCTCAGTCGTAAAAGAACTTGTGGAAAATTCTATCGATGCGAATAGTACATCTATTGAAATCCACTTAGAAGAAGCTGGTTTATCAAAAATTCGCATCATTGATAATGGGGATGGCATTGCAGAAGAAGATTGTATCGTCGCTTTTGAACGACATGCGACGAGCAAAATTAAAGATGAGAACGATCTGTTCCGCATTAGAACACTCGGTTTCCGCGGTGAGGCATTGCCGAGTATTGCCTCAGTTAGTGAATTAGAATTAATCACTAGCACAGGTGATGCTCCTGGTACGCACCTTATTATTAAAGGTGGAGACATTATAAAACAGGAAAAAACAGCGAGTCGAAAAGGAACAGATATTACAGTACAAAACTTATTCTTTAATACACCAGCGCGTCTTAAATATATGAAAACCATTCATACAGAGCTTGGGAATATTACAGATATCGTGTATCGTATCGCAATGTCACACCCAGAAGTATCGTTAAAGCTGTTTCATAATGAAAAGAAATTGCTTCATACATCAGGAAATGGTGATGTAAGACAAGTACTTGCATCGATTTACAGCATTCAAGTTGCGAAGAAGCTTATTCCAATTGAAGCTGAATCTTTAGACTTCACAATTAAAGGTTATGTAACATTACCAGAAGTAACGAGAGCATCTCGTAATTATATGTCAACGATCGTAAATGGTCGTTACGTTCGAAATTTCGTATTAATGAAAGCTATTCAGCAAGGGTACCATACATTACTGCCAGTCGGACGATACCCAATCGGCTTCTTATCGATTGAAATGGACCCAATGCTTGTTGACGTTAACGTACATCCAGCGAAATTAGAAGTTCGTTTTAGTAAAGAACAAGAATTGCTAAAACTTATCGAAGAAACATTGCAAGCAGCATTTAAAAAAATACAGCTCATCCCAGATGCAGGTGTAACAACGAAGAAAAAAGAAAAAGATGAAAGTGTGCAAGGACAGTTCCAGTTTGAGCATGCGAAGCCGAAAGAGCCATCTATGCCGGACATCATTTTACCGACGGGCATGGATGAAAAACGAGAAGAACCACTGGCAGTGAAACAGCCAGCACAACTGTGGCAACCGCCGAAGCAAGAATGGCAGCCACCACAGTCGCTCGTAAGAGAAGAACAAAGTTGGCAGCCATCTACTAAACCGATAATGGAAGAACCAATTCGAGAAGAGAAATCGTGGAACAGTAACGATGAAGACTTTGAATTAGAGGAATTGGAAGAAGAAGTTCAGGAAATAAAAGAGATTGAAATGAACGGTAATGACTTACCACCGCTTTATCCAATTGGACAAATGCATGGAACATATATTTTCGCCCAAAATGATAAAGGCTTATATATGATTGATCAACATGCCGCGCAGGAACGTATCAATTATGAATACTTCCGTGATAAAGTAGGACGAGTAGCGCAAGAAGTACAAGAACTACTCGTACCATACCGTATTGACTTATCTCTTACTGAATTTTTGCGTGTCGAAGAGCAGCTAGAAGAATTAAAGAAAGTCGGTCTATTCTTGGAGCAATTCGGCCATCAATCCTTTATTGTCCGCTCACATCCAACGTGGTTCCCGAAAGGACAAGAAACAGAAATTATCGATGAAATGATGGAGCAAGTCGTTAAACTAAAAAAAGTTGATATTAAAAAATTACGTGAAGAAGCAGCTATCATGATGAGCTGTAAAGCTTCAATTAAAGCAAATCAATATTTAACGAACGATCAAATATTTGCTTTACTGGAAGAACTTCGTACAACAACAAACCCATACACATGCCCACACGGAAGGCCGATTCTTGTACATCATTCTACTTATGAGTTGGAGAAGATGTTTAAGAGGGTTATGTAG
- the mutS gene encoding DNA mismatch repair protein MutS, with translation MTQYTPMIQQYLKVKADYQDAFLFFRLGDFYEMFFEDAVKAAHELEITLTSRDGGSSDRIPMCGVPHHAAKNYIEQLVEKGYKVAVCEQVEDPKTTKGVVRREVVQLITPGTMMEGRTIDEKENNFLAALTHFEDGSYALACNDLTTGQNTVTLLTGSVEDILLEVYATGSKEIVVDSSFSKDELNKLTETLKMTISYEDATAIPQGLEHLVKNVSQAKLIKAIGRLFNYVIRTQKRSLDHLQPVEIYYTNQFMKIDVHSKRNLELTETLRTKEKTGSLLWLLDKTKTAMGGRMLKQWMERPLIQKEKVEERLEMVETFVNDYFLREDLKEKLKEVYDLERLAGKVAFGNVNARDLLQLRRSLLQVPGILEAISLLDNAYAARLIQGADPCESLTELLGRSIQENPPLSIKDGDIIKDGYNDKLDQYRYVSKNGKTWIAELEKRERDITGVKSLKIGYNRIFGYYIEVTKANLAALPEGRYERKQTLANAERFITDELKEKETLILEAEEKIVQLEYDLFTALREEVKVFIPKLQHLAKVISELDVLQSFATVSEEEQFVKPVLTTKREIFIKDGRHPVVEKVLNGKLYVPNDCIMPEKMDVFLITGPNMSGKSTYMRQLALVTVMSQIGCFVPATEAVLPVFDQIFTRIGAADDLISGQSTFMVEMLEAKNAIANASERSLILFDEIGRGTSTYDGMALAQAIIEHIHDQIGAKTLFSTHYHELTVLEESLDQLKNVHVSAIEENGKVVFLHKIQDGAADKSYGIHVAQLAELPDSLIARAKEVLAQLEGQEEIIIPKRVEVKVQEQEVIPEPVVVKEAPVEIQETKVETEEESQLSFFGGEQSSKKQDKPVLDAKETAVLAQIKKIDLLDMTPLEAMNELYRLQKKLKKG, from the coding sequence ATGACGCAATATACCCCTATGATACAGCAATATTTAAAGGTTAAGGCAGACTATCAAGATGCCTTTTTATTTTTCCGCTTAGGTGATTTTTATGAAATGTTCTTTGAGGATGCGGTTAAAGCAGCCCACGAACTTGAAATTACATTAACGAGCCGAGATGGTGGTAGTAGTGATCGTATACCGATGTGCGGTGTACCGCATCATGCAGCTAAAAATTATATTGAACAACTTGTTGAAAAAGGATATAAAGTAGCTGTTTGTGAGCAAGTGGAAGATCCAAAAACAACTAAAGGTGTAGTGCGCCGTGAAGTAGTACAATTAATTACGCCAGGAACGATGATGGAAGGGCGTACGATCGATGAGAAAGAAAATAACTTCTTAGCAGCATTAACACATTTTGAAGATGGATCGTATGCTTTAGCTTGTAATGATTTAACGACTGGACAAAATACAGTAACGTTGTTAACAGGTTCAGTAGAAGATATTTTATTAGAAGTGTATGCAACTGGTTCAAAAGAAATTGTTGTAGATTCTTCATTTTCTAAAGATGAATTAAATAAATTAACTGAAACATTAAAAATGACAATTTCATATGAAGATGCAACGGCAATTCCTCAAGGATTGGAACATCTTGTGAAAAATGTTTCACAAGCAAAGTTAATTAAAGCCATTGGGCGCTTATTTAACTATGTAATAAGAACACAAAAACGTTCGTTAGATCACTTGCAACCAGTAGAAATTTATTATACGAATCAATTTATGAAAATTGATGTGCATTCAAAGCGAAATTTAGAGCTGACAGAAACACTTCGAACGAAAGAAAAAACAGGATCATTATTATGGCTATTAGATAAAACAAAAACAGCTATGGGTGGTCGTATGTTAAAACAGTGGATGGAACGTCCACTTATTCAGAAAGAAAAAGTTGAAGAGCGTTTAGAAATGGTTGAAACATTTGTAAATGATTACTTCTTACGTGAAGATTTAAAAGAAAAATTAAAAGAAGTATATGACTTAGAACGTTTAGCAGGCAAAGTGGCATTTGGTAATGTGAATGCACGGGACTTATTACAGTTAAGACGATCTTTACTGCAAGTACCAGGTATTTTAGAAGCGATTAGTTTGTTAGATAATGCTTATGCAGCAAGGTTAATTCAAGGGGCGGATCCATGTGAGAGCTTAACTGAATTACTAGGAAGAAGTATTCAAGAAAACCCACCGCTTTCTATTAAAGATGGAGATATTATTAAAGACGGTTATAATGACAAGCTTGATCAATATCGTTACGTTAGTAAAAATGGAAAAACGTGGATCGCTGAGCTTGAAAAACGAGAGCGTGATATTACAGGAGTTAAATCGTTAAAAATCGGGTACAACCGTATTTTCGGCTACTATATTGAAGTGACGAAGGCGAATCTTGCAGCACTTCCAGAAGGGCGCTATGAGCGTAAACAAACACTTGCTAATGCGGAACGTTTCATTACAGATGAACTGAAAGAAAAAGAAACATTAATCTTAGAAGCAGAAGAAAAAATTGTACAACTAGAATACGATTTATTTACAGCGCTTCGTGAAGAAGTAAAAGTATTTATTCCGAAATTACAACATTTAGCAAAAGTAATTAGTGAATTAGACGTACTGCAAAGTTTCGCGACAGTTAGTGAAGAAGAGCAGTTTGTAAAACCTGTACTAACAACGAAGCGTGAAATCTTTATTAAAGATGGTCGTCATCCTGTCGTTGAAAAAGTATTGAACGGGAAATTGTATGTACCGAATGATTGTATTATGCCAGAGAAGATGGATGTCTTTTTAATTACAGGACCGAACATGTCTGGTAAAAGTACGTATATGAGACAATTAGCACTTGTAACTGTTATGTCGCAAATCGGCTGTTTCGTACCAGCAACAGAAGCAGTATTACCTGTATTTGATCAAATCTTTACGAGAATTGGTGCAGCGGATGATTTAATATCAGGTCAAAGTACATTTATGGTCGAAATGTTAGAAGCGAAAAATGCAATTGCAAACGCATCAGAAAGAAGTTTAATTTTATTTGATGAAATTGGACGCGGTACATCTACGTACGATGGTATGGCACTTGCGCAAGCAATCATTGAACATATTCATGACCAAATTGGTGCGAAAACGTTATTCTCTACGCATTATCATGAATTAACAGTGTTAGAAGAGAGTTTAGATCAACTGAAGAATGTACACGTTTCAGCTATTGAAGAGAACGGAAAAGTAGTATTCCTTCATAAAATTCAAGATGGAGCAGCTGATAAAAGTTACGGAATTCACGTTGCGCAACTTGCGGAGCTTCCAGATAGTTTAATCGCTCGTGCGAAAGAAGTGTTAGCACAACTAGAAGGACAAGAAGAAATTATTATTCCAAAGCGTGTAGAAGTGAAAGTGCAAGAGCAAGAAGTTATTCCAGAACCTGTAGTTGTAAAAGAAGCGCCAGTAGAAATACAAGAGACGAAAGTAGAGACTGAAGAAGAATCGCAACTATCATTCTTTGGTGGAGAACAGTCTTCGAAAAAACAAGACAAGCCAGTTCTAGATGCAAAAGAAACGGCAGTACTTGCGCAAATTAAAAAAATTGATTTACTTGATATGACACCTTTAGAAGCGATGAATGAATTGTATCGCTTACAGAAAAAGTTAAAGAAAGGATGA
- a CDS encoding lantibiotic immunity ABC transporter MutE/EpiE family permease subunit — MNLYIASEKIKIRHTFLNKLIWLVPFATILIAFLLSADYFQLSSYNWWYITMFPGMVSLSCVLLAEKDKKMNNRSILSLPVSLKRVWISKVLLILGILSFSCILFFCGIELSSLLVNKENFRIIPTVNALLGIVLLIVTFMWQIPICLFLGNKIGLFPTLLLNIGANGIFGVVLATKNIWMISPYTYPSRLMIPILKILPNGLYAETGSVTFKPELLSYDAILPGIVISVVLFLLFTYVTAKWFEKQEAK, encoded by the coding sequence ATGAATCTATATATTGCATCTGAAAAAATTAAAATTAGACATACTTTTTTGAATAAACTTATATGGCTAGTTCCATTTGCTACAATACTAATTGCCTTTTTATTATCAGCGGATTATTTTCAATTATCTAGTTACAACTGGTGGTACATTACGATGTTTCCGGGAATGGTTTCTTTAAGTTGTGTACTTCTTGCGGAGAAAGATAAAAAAATGAATAATCGTTCCATCTTATCGTTACCAGTTTCATTAAAAAGAGTGTGGATTTCTAAAGTATTACTAATTTTAGGGATTTTGAGTTTTTCATGCATACTGTTTTTCTGTGGAATCGAGCTATCTAGTTTACTAGTAAATAAAGAGAATTTCCGAATCATTCCTACGGTAAATGCACTATTAGGAATCGTTCTTTTAATCGTTACTTTTATGTGGCAAATTCCAATCTGCTTGTTTTTAGGTAATAAAATAGGTCTATTTCCGACGCTTCTGTTGAATATAGGGGCAAATGGAATTTTTGGGGTTGTATTGGCAACAAAAAATATTTGGATGATTAGTCCATACACATATCCAAGTAGACTGATGATTCCGATTTTAAAAATACTACCAAATGGTTTGTATGCAGAAACTGGAAGTGTAACGTTTAAACCAGAACTCCTTTCCTACGATGCGATTTTGCCAGGCATAGTAATTTCTGTTGTGTTGTTCCTGTTATTCACTTATGTGACGGCAAAGTGGTTTGAAAAGCAGGAGGCAAAATAA
- the cotE gene encoding outer spore coat protein CotE, with the protein MSEFREIITKAVVGKGRKYTKSTHTCESNNEPTSILGCWVINHSYEARKNGKHVEIEGFYDVNTWYSFDGNTKTEVVTERVNYTDEVSIGYRDKNFSGDDLEIIARVIQPPNCLEALVSPNGNKIVVTVEREFVTEVVGETKICVSVNPEGCVESDEDFQVDDDEFEELDPNFIVDAEEE; encoded by the coding sequence ATGTCCGAATTTAGAGAGATTATTACAAAAGCAGTGGTTGGAAAAGGACGTAAGTATACAAAGTCAACGCATACATGTGAATCGAATAATGAGCCAACAAGTATTTTAGGGTGCTGGGTAATTAACCACTCGTACGAAGCAAGAAAGAATGGAAAGCATGTAGAAATTGAAGGTTTCTATGATGTGAACACTTGGTATTCATTTGATGGTAATACAAAGACAGAAGTTGTAACAGAACGTGTGAACTACACGGATGAAGTAAGTATTGGGTATCGTGATAAAAACTTTTCTGGTGATGATTTAGAAATTATTGCTCGTGTCATTCAGCCACCAAATTGTTTAGAAGCTCTTGTATCACCAAATGGTAATAAAATTGTTGTAACTGTAGAACGTGAATTTGTAACAGAAGTAGTTGGCGAAACGAAAATTTGTGTAAGTGTAAACCCTGAAGGTTGCGTAGAATCAGACGAAGATTTCCAAGTTGATGATGATGAGTTTGAAGAATTAGATCCAAACTTTATCGTTGACGCAGAAGAAGAGTAA